The Panicum hallii strain FIL2 chromosome 5, PHallii_v3.1, whole genome shotgun sequence genome contains the following window.
acctacaaaactagtcagaatcgattTCGACTAGTGGCTTCATCAATAGTTTAAGGTTCAGCAACAACTTGGCCAATGCCAAGGTTCGGGGGCTGGTGCCACTAACTACAAGGCATATactatgcgactcatctagctctcGGGTTCGAGAGCTGCATACAACACGGCTCTCAGCGAACAAGGTTtaatttgagcggtaatttagggcgcTATTTagtgaagttatttgtttaactattTTTTCAAGGAAGTTATCCTAAAAAAGCGGTTTTCAGATTTCTGATCcagtttgcccatcttaaccatcaaatctttaccatcagcatgccacgattctttggatcctttattcaaaaccatgaggatttggattcaaggctcgggggctgtagggacacgtgtcatcggtgatttattttttaaatcttttggaagataaggatagaagactcaagattaaattgacccttagcctgattctacgagtcaacctaaggctcggggctactccatatggagtgcgagttcaatcgcatcccatataaaagaagacttgacaagctacgagtagttacagcTCGGGGGTTGTCAGACCTGGACCCACGGGACTACACACATGGCCTGCATCTtataggataaggggtgggacatggcccacaccctacaccagctgtaactactcgtagcgtagcAGAACTACTCATACTTAcaatagtaaaactagtcggagacggTAGGAAACTaaccgaaaagtactcgggtaggactcctagactcatatccgactaggactttcttgtaaccctgtcctccaaGATTATATAAGGGAAGATAGGGAGCCTcctccaaacaggagatcacccgagTATCACCTAAGTCAATAGAAACCACACagaatgtagggtattacgctctcggcggcccgaacctataaACTTTATGTTCTCAAACTCACCATCTCAGAGGTATCCCTcgatgggcgtggcggtaaaacactgacaggcTCTCCCATGGGACTCGGCACGTAGCTGCTGGAGTGGTGCGAGCTGGAGTGGTGCGAACTGGAGCCACCATGAGAGCGGCTCGATTTTCCAGGTATGGGTGAAATTTTTATAACAGTTCAAGCATACAATAATTTGCCAACCATAAAAGTTTCACCATAATTGGACCATAGAAATTTCAGCTATaaattatttgaattaattATAAAAAAGCATAGATCTAAACCTAGAACAAAAACTTTGTACTAAAGTATACCATATTATATCTTCACTATTTAGATATACTCATGTGGAGTTCAATAAAATTGGATTTTCTATTTTAtgatttactataattttttaAAGATTCAGCAGAAATAAataggaaagaaaaaaaacaaaaccgACCATCCAAAACCACTTTGTGGGTTATTTGACCGGTTTTGGAAAGTTCATGGATAAAATATCCAGTTTTATAGTTTGGAGGTGAATAGTCCATCATGAATAATTGGGGGTTATGTAAACTTTTTCCTTAATCGAAATGACTATCCAGCCAATCTTTTGAATTTGACGAATGAATCAAACAATTATGGGACTGTTGGATAAATCAGCCTAATTGATTAAAATTATAAGTAGCTGTAAATTGAAATTGTTGGTacgtatatatatatccaaGCTATGTATTTCTAGAACTTTAGTAAACTTTAGGCGCGTGCTCTTTTTTCATAGCAAGGATTCAAAAGACATTGAAGTATCAGTTCCATAATTAATTCTATGGTGAACCGCGGAGGCCCCCTTGTATATTCTGTAGATTTGGAAAGTCTCCATTTTTGTTTACGGGCTGTTTAGCTGCAGCGTGGAATCGGAATATAACATTCCAGCTGCTTGAAGGAAAGCCTATGTTAAATTCGCTGGCGGCTTGTTTGGTTGAGGCTAATTGGTGCAAGAGAATAAGAGAATATAAGTTCAGAGATATAAGATTAAAATTCTCTTAGAGGAAGTCCACGTTGGATGGGGAACGAAATTTAGATGCCCAATTTCCACCAATCTCTTCCTATGAGGAGGGATAGTAATTGGGAGGGGATTGTGTTTTACGCTGAAAACTAATTATCTTAACtattaatcatgaattatgataTAATTTTCTATATTAAAATCCACGTATCAAACAAAAGATATAAATTTCCTCTCTAACTCCCTCTCTTAACTAAAAGATATAAATTCCCTCTCTTAATTCCCTTCACGAATCAAACAAAAAACTGTGACTAAAAATCAAACTCCAAAACTCGTAGAGTGAATTCCCTTCGTCAACCCACGCTGCTAATTCTTTCCATCCGGTTGCCAAACGCACCGTGGGTAAAAATACGGAAAGAGATTCCACCGGCATTGTTCGCTCCGTCCTGCCTCGACTCTCCTCTTGTCCTCATCCTCGCGCTCCGCCGCCGACGCTGCTGCCGCCACCGCTCATGCTCGTGCCCGTCCTCGTCGGACCTCTCAGACCTCCTCGCCAGCCTCCCCTCCTCCCTCGTGCTCGTTGGCCCCGTCGCGCTCGCTGCCACGGCTGCTGTCACCTCATCCCGGACTAatcgggagcggcggcgccatcGCACGACTCCGAGGATTACAGCGCGCGCAGGGATGTCATGGGTGAGTGGATTCTCTTGACCAGCCCGACCCCGTTCAATCGCGGTGTCCTGCTGCGGTGTCCGTTCATCTCGGACGGCGGCGTGCTGCTCGACGGAGTCAACTAGCGCCTGCGCTCACCGTGGTGCGGCAGCAGCACTACGTGAACCTGAGCTAGAGCCGCATCCCAGTGGGATTCGACGGTACTCGTGTATCAATCATTGAAgcgatatttgaaattgaattttAGAAAGAATTCTATGTTTATCCAAAAAAAAGAATTCAATTAAATTCTCAATAATTCATTTCTTATTGAATCCAATTTCTAGAATCTAACTCGTGGAACGAGTTCCACGAGTTTCAATTCCAACAATCCAAACGAGGCCTTAAGGAATAATACTATATTGTTAGAGTTCCATCCTAAATGAATCTGGTGATCGGTAATCGCGCGTATTTGGTTAGGATTCGGAGTTAGAGGTGGCCCCGTATAAAAGAAGACGTGAAGACGAGCAACTTCCCTCGCCCCGCGATGGATCCAGCAACCGCATGCGCATCGCATCAGAAGCGGAAGCGCTACGTTGGGCAACAAGGGATAGCCTccgtcgacgacgacgacgccgcgTTGGCCGTGTTCAGGTTTCACGAGTCCCGAGGCGGCGTCCGCGCCCTCGTCGAGTCCGGCGTCACCACGGTGCCGCCATTGTTCCTGGCGCCTACCACGCCAGCAGTGTCGTCGGCGGCCATGAACTTCGTCGTCCCATCCGTCGATCTCTCCCTCCCGCGGTCGGACGCCGTCGCACTCGTCCGCGCCGCGGCGCGTTCGAGCGGCATCTTCCAGGTTACCAACCACGGGGTCCCGGCCGCCACCGTGGACTCCGCGCTCTCCGTGGTCAGGGCCTTCAACGAGCAGCCCTTCGCGGCGCGCTCGCCGTTCTACTCCGTCTCGCCCATCGGGGCCGTCACCTACGCCACCATACCCATCCCGCGGCCCAGGGATGGCCAGCCTGTGACCACTCCCCTCCTGTCATGGCGCGACTCGCTCATTCTCCGCTTCGACCACCCAGGAGATCCCGACCTCCGTAACCTCCCCGCAGCGTGCCGGGACTCCCTACTGGAGTACCATCGGTCGCTGACGAGGCTCGGGAAGGAGATTGCCGGCCTGCTCTTGGAGGGGCTCGGAGTCGGGGCCGAGCGGCTGGAGCAGATTGATGGGTTCCTGATGCAGTGCCACTGCCACCCGCCGTGCCCTGAGCCGGAGCGGGCGCTGGGCAGCCGTGAGCACACCGACGGAGATTTGTTCACGGTGGTCTCACAGGACGGGGTCGGCGGGCTGCAGGTGCGGCTCGACAGCGGCGAGTGGGTGGACGTGGCGCCCGTGGCCGGTACACTTCTAGTCAACATCGGGGACTTTCTAAAGGTACACATGAGCTTGGGTTCATCGTCGTCTATATACTAGTTTCTACATTAATATAATTATATTATCATGGAAACGTCTAATTTAAATTATATTTGCATCCTTTGCCAAGCTAACCTTTGCGTTCACAATGATTCGCAGGTGGTTTCGAATGATGAATACAAAAGCGTGGAGCACAGGGTGGTGATCAAGTCCGCACAAGAGCCCAGGGTCTCCATTGCCCTCTTCTTCAACCCTGCCGAGCATGGCCGGTCAGATTTCTTCGGCCCTCTCCCGGAGCTGGTGACAGAAGAAAAGCCTGCACGGTACCGGAGTTTATCCTGGCAGCAGATGCTGAACAACAGAATAGCATTGGGGCACGCCAAGCCGTCGGCACTTGATCAATTCAGGGTCACATTGAATTGATGATTGTTGAGGTTATTGTTGATCTGATGATTTAATTCAGGTCTCAAGTACACGTTCGCCAATTATTTGTACGTCGAGAAAATATCCTGATGATTACGAGCTTTGGAACGAAACAAAATAAATTAGCTGAGTATGTATAGGATGTGTTTGATGGTAGATGCTGGAAAGCTGGCTCTAGTTTTATGGGGCAATTTTGTTCATACAATCATACCCCTATTTGTAGTTGTAACTGTAATTTTACCCCTATTATTTCAACATTGTGATTTGGTTCCAGCATTTTCAAGCTGAGGATTAGTTATAACTGTAATTTTACTTCCATTGTTTCAACATTGTGATTTGGTTCCTGCATTTTCAAGCTGAGAATTGTGATTGCATTTGGACAGTATTTCTTTTGTTGACAAGATTTCAAAAGATTCTTGACAATAAAACTCGACATAATTTGCATATATTTCAAATCTGACCAAACTTGAACGAATTTAATTAAGTAGCCTAAATCAACACGTGATCACCGATGCTTGAATGACGTTGGATTGAAAGTATCCACTGCCGGAGAATGTCACATTGGTaccagcacgttagtgccggtcaaaaatgagccggcactaacgtgcctgaACAGTGCaaggcgggcacgttagtgccggctagaaatctcagccggcactaacgtgccatcCCCCCAACAGTCAGACGGCTGTCACAACGGTCAAAACGCATGTTAGTGCCGGTCGGCatatctagccggcactaacttggtcaattacaagttagtgccggctgtctgtctagccggcactaaacgtacacagttagtgccggctaaagccaccagccggcactaacttgccccaTATATACCGGCCACTACATCCCcagccctccatttcatttggCAGTGTCCTTCTTCCCGAGCCCTCCAACCGAGCTCTTCCTCACTCTCATGGCGTGTTACAGGGGAGGTGATGCCCATTTTTCCCCAAATTTGTGAGGATTTCACCCatccaagtgcaccaaaggttagtagcttcttccactcttctttcacggtgtttattctttgtttcatgctttttagataaagaaaatagtgattttaaggttgaggaaaaatgagcataattttccgatttgttcattaatttgagcaaaatagaatcgatttgttactttttagagaaggttttctagatagtttgactatgacacatttagagtaatttttttgaattatttcacggggacatgtgtatatgttattatgcaaaattttagggattttaaggatgagggacaatgagcatgattcattaatttgttcattaatttgagcaaggTAGAATTAATTAGTTGCTTTTTAGAGAATGATTACTATATAGTTTGACCATCACACATTTAGAATgattttttgaattatttcatggtgacatgtgtatatgttattgtgccaatttattttgctatttagtTTAAATTTACTTGATAGGTGGCCTATGACacatttatattttttttgaattacttcatagtaacctgtttttagggataatgagcatgatttttttttaatttgtacagatggaccggcaatggatgcatggaagccggagcacctcggcgtggattcagggtttagattcttttctcaaggcagcaatggcaaataggtcgccaaagggtttaatgtgttgtccatgcagtgtttgcgaaaataaaaaggaattccgaaaaagagaaactctatggaatcacctggccttgaatggtttcatgagtaactatagcctttggactaagcacggcgaagttggagttatgatggaagataatgaagaagatgacgatggtgataacaatcttccagattgggcatgggttcatgaagcatgtggctttcaagatgaaccaatggatgagggtgaagcaaatgttgcacaagaggagccacctgacgagctaggtcaggcgttgcttgatgcacagaaagacagtgatactgtgaaggaggcattaaagtttgagaagatgttggaggatcacaaaaggccg
Protein-coding sequences here:
- the LOC112892570 gene encoding 1-aminocyclopropane-1-carboxylate oxidase homolog; this encodes MDPATACASHQKRKRYVGQQGIASVDDDDAALAVFRFHESRGGVRALVESGVTTVPPLFLAPTTPAVSSAAMNFVVPSVDLSLPRSDAVALVRAAARSSGIFQVTNHGVPAATVDSALSVVRAFNEQPFAARSPFYSVSPIGAVTYATIPIPRPRDGQPVTTPLLSWRDSLILRFDHPGDPDLRNLPAACRDSLLEYHRSLTRLGKEIAGLLLEGLGVGAERLEQIDGFLMQCHCHPPCPEPERALGSREHTDGDLFTVVSQDGVGGLQVRLDSGEWVDVAPVAGTLLVNIGDFLKVVSNDEYKSVEHRVVIKSAQEPRVSIALFFNPAEHGRSDFFGPLPELVTEEKPARYRSLSWQQMLNNRIALGHAKPSALDQFRVTLN